ATTCCTGTAGTTCCTGCCCAGCATTATTTATGTGGAGGAATAGTGGTTGACCGCAGTGGAAAAACCTCTATAGAAAATTTATTTGCCTGTGGCGAATGTTCAAGAACTGGTTTGCACGGCGCCAACAGACTTGCTTCAAATTCACTTTTGGAAGCTTTAGTCTATTCCGATAAAATATACCATTACTTGGCAGATAATCCATTTACAGCGACAAAAACAACTACTGCTATCCCAGAATGGTCTATTCAATCTAAAACAAAAGTATCACCAGAATATATCGCTCTAACTAAAGCAAAACTGCAATTATTAATGCGTCAAAATGCTGGAATCGTTCGATTTGAATCGGATTTATTGAAAGCTAAAGAAACGCTTAAAAGTATGCAAACCGAAATCAATGAAGTGATTCAAAATCATTTAGTTTGTACTGATTTATACGAATTGAACAATATGTTAGCTATCGGAACGCTTATTGTACAACAATCTATTGACCGTAACGGTAATTGTGGCGGATTTGTAAAATTTGATTCGAAAGACATTTAACAAACTACTTTTTGAAATAAAAAAATCCTAGCTATAACTAGGATTTTTACTCAATAAAACTATTTACAATTTTTTATTTTTGTTGTTTTTGATTTCCAGATGGCAAGTAATACAGCCAACTAAATCCTATCAAAAACAAAATTAAAGAAGCTACAAAAGCAGGTATCAATATTTCTCGATTGTTATCTAAAGCGTTATTTAAAGAAGCATATAATAACCAAATCTGAATGGTAACATTCAAAATTAATATAAAAATTAAGGTCGAAAGAATGTTGTTTAGCTTATTAGGATTGGCTTGATTCTGACTGGTTCTAAAAGTACTCATAATAATATATTTTTAGTATTTAAACAGCATGTTCTTCGTGATGAGATGCTTTTACATAGATATCGTTCTCTTTAAAAAACACTTCCAAACTTGGTAAAGCTCTTGGTGGCGGTCCTCCCAAAACATCTCCTGTTTTCGCATCAAATGAACCTTCGTGACAAGGACAGTGAATAATTCCCGTGCCAGGTTTATAAAAAACTGAGCACGATAAGTGTGTACATTTTTGCTCATAAGCCTTGAAATCTCCGTTTTCTAGATGAATCAAAATGTAAGGTATGGTACTGCCTTTGATTACAAAAGCTCTGGTTCCACCCAGAGGCACTTCTTCTTTTTTGCAAACAAAATGTTCTCCTTCTACTTCTTCTTTGGGAAGCAAATAGGCTTTAGCAGCAACTAATCCACTACCTACCATCAATCCGCCCGAAACAAGGGTAAGGAATTTAGCAAAATCACGACGACTAACATTTGTCGCTTGCTGTTTTAGAATTGGAAAATCTTTCTTCCAATTTTTATTTAAATTATCTTCTTTTGACATTCTTTTATATTGTAAAAGTTTCAGATTCCGTTTATAGCTGCTGATTTTAATATATTATCAACTCAGTACTTCCTTTCGGCATCATAATATTCACTTTGGTATTGACGATTTCTTTACCAAAAATAAAACTATTGACTGGTGTACTGTTTGGACGCATTTCTTCAATTTCAGTTCTTGTTCCAAAAAACAAAGCGCCACTTGGACAAACCGTAGCGCACATTGGTTTTTTACCAATACTAGTTCGGTCATAACACATCGTGCACTTCATCATCAAATCATAGGATTCTTCTTTTTTAGGCACACCAAAAGGGCAAGCCATCACACAATTAGAGCAACCAATACATCTTTCTGTATTTGCAGTATGTACAATTCCGTTTTCATCTTTGGATATCGCATCGGCAGGACATACATTCGCGCATACAGGGTCATCACAATGCATACAAACCTGAACTGTGGTTTGCACAGTTGCAGCTCTATCCACATAATTAACGTGAATTAAAGATTCCTGGCCGTTCGTTTCACATTCGGCGCAAGCCAATTCACAGGCTTTACAGCCAATACAACGCTGCATATCTACAAAAAATTCCTCGTTTTTATTGAAACTCGTATAATTCATCTTTCTTTTTTATAGATTAAACGCTTGCATATGCCGTTGATTCTTTAGATGGTGCCGCAATCTCTTTGAGCGGTTCCAAGTGGCAGGCACACACTTTAAATTCAGGAATTTTCGAAATCGGATCTAATGTTCCAGGTGTTAATTGATTCGCCGATTTTTTACCAGACCAATGATATGGAATAAAAACAGTATCCTCCCGAATCGTTTCTACTATATTCGCAGGAAAAATTCCTTCCCCGCGTCGGGTAGAAACTTTTACTAATTCTCTTTGCTTAATCCCATATTGTTGCGCCATTTTGGGATGAATTTCCAATAATGGTTCTGGAAATTGATCTACCAATTTACCAATACGACGAGTTTGTGTTCCGCTTAAATACTGAGACACCACACGACCTGTCGTCAAAATCACAGGAAAATCTTCATCAGTTACTTCACCAGGTAGTTTGTACGGAGCAGGATTAAAATGTGCTTTTCCATCAGGAGTTTTAAACTTTTTGTCTTCCCACAATCGTGGTGTTCCCGGATGACCTATTTCTGGACAAGGCCAAAAAACACCCATTTCATCTTCAATTCTTTTATATGTAATTCCGTAATAATCGGCCGTTCCACCTTTGGATGCTACCCGCAATTCATTAAAAATAGCTTCACTATTTTCATAGGTAAATTTATCTTTTACCCCCAAACGTTTCGCTAATTCCAAAATGATAGAAGTATCTGTTCTAGCATTACCTGGAGGCGTAACCGCTTGACGAATACGAATCACTCTTCCCTCTGCAGATGTAGTTGTACCCTCTTCCTCTTCCTGCAAAGAACCAGCAAGAATTATATCGGCGTGGCGCGCCGTTTCATTCAGGAAAAAGTCAATACACACATAATACTCCAATTTCTCTAAAGCTTCGCGAACGTAATTACTATTTGGTAAAGAAACCAACGGATTAAAACAAATCGAAATCAATCCTTTAATTTCACCACGATGAATAGCTTCGATAATTTCATAAGCCGAAAGTCCTTTTCCAGGCATATCTTTTTCGTCTATACCCCAAACTTCCGAAATATACTTACGGTGTTCAGGATTCTCTATATCTCTGTTTCCAGGTAATTGATCACATTTATGACCATGTTCTCTGCCTCCTTGACCATTTCCTTGACCAGTAATTGTTCCGTAACCACAATATGGCCTTCCAATTCTTCCTGTTGCCAATACTAAATTGATACAGCCCAAAACATTATCTACACCTTTTGAGTGGTGTTCGATTCCACGAGCGTGAAGTAAGAAACTCGTTTTAGCTTTACCCCATAACTCAGCGGCTTCGCGAATTTTATTTTTATCAATTCCAGTTATTTCCTCAGCCCATTCTAGAGTATAATCCTTTACAGCATCAATCGTTTCTTGAAAACCTGAAGTATAATTATCTATAAAATCATGATCCAGCATATCGTGATCCACCAAATATTTCAGCATGGCTCCATACAAAGCCGAATCCGTTCCTGGGCGAACATCAAGATGAATATCCGCAGTTCTTGCCAACGGAATCATTCTT
The Flavobacterium sp. 5 DNA segment above includes these coding regions:
- a CDS encoding 4Fe-4S dicluster domain-containing protein; protein product: MNYTSFNKNEEFFVDMQRCIGCKACELACAECETNGQESLIHVNYVDRAATVQTTVQVCMHCDDPVCANVCPADAISKDENGIVHTANTERCIGCSNCVMACPFGVPKKEESYDLMMKCTMCYDRTSIGKKPMCATVCPSGALFFGTRTEIEEMRPNSTPVNSFIFGKEIVNTKVNIMMPKGSTELIIY
- a CDS encoding molybdopterin oxidoreductase family protein, encoding MAKLPVKEENIVKHFGPTLNYAPKDGYVGRDEPDEAVKTHCCFCGMQCGIQLLVKENKVVGFEPWMEFPFNEGRLCPKGVQRYLQNNHPDRLLSPLKRVEGQGFVPLDWDDAMSKTVSEIQRIQEKYGNDAFSMLSGVSLTNEKSYLVGKFARVALKTKNLDYNGRLCMVSAGAGNKKAFGLDRASNNYSDLEYAEVIIVAGANISETFPTLTHWIWKARDRGAKIIVIDPRMIPLARTADIHLDVRPGTDSALYGAMLKYLVDHDMLDHDFIDNYTSGFQETIDAVKDYTLEWAEEITGIDKNKIREAAELWGKAKTSFLLHARGIEHHSKGVDNVLGCINLVLATGRIGRPYCGYGTITGQGNGQGGREHGHKCDQLPGNRDIENPEHRKYISEVWGIDEKDMPGKGLSAYEIIEAIHRGEIKGLISICFNPLVSLPNSNYVREALEKLEYYVCIDFFLNETARHADIILAGSLQEEEEGTTTSAEGRVIRIRQAVTPPGNARTDTSIILELAKRLGVKDKFTYENSEAIFNELRVASKGGTADYYGITYKRIEDEMGVFWPCPEIGHPGTPRLWEDKKFKTPDGKAHFNPAPYKLPGEVTDEDFPVILTTGRVVSQYLSGTQTRRIGKLVDQFPEPLLEIHPKMAQQYGIKQRELVKVSTRRGEGIFPANIVETIREDTVFIPYHWSGKKSANQLTPGTLDPISKIPEFKVCACHLEPLKEIAAPSKESTAYASV
- a CDS encoding DUF6755 family protein, yielding MSTFRTSQNQANPNKLNNILSTLIFILILNVTIQIWLLYASLNNALDNNREILIPAFVASLILFLIGFSWLYYLPSGNQKQQK
- a CDS encoding Rieske (2Fe-2S) protein, with translation MSKEDNLNKNWKKDFPILKQQATNVSRRDFAKFLTLVSGGLMVGSGLVAAKAYLLPKEEVEGEHFVCKKEEVPLGGTRAFVIKGSTIPYILIHLENGDFKAYEQKCTHLSCSVFYKPGTGIIHCPCHEGSFDAKTGDVLGGPPPRALPSLEVFFKENDIYVKASHHEEHAV